Proteins co-encoded in one Desulfoplanes formicivorans genomic window:
- the glmS gene encoding glutamine--fructose-6-phosphate transaminase (isomerizing), with the protein MCGIIGYAGHRPALPIIVEGLKSLEYRGYDSAGIAYMKKDRINVVRSEGKLSVLEKKLERINALSATYGIGHTRWATHGLPTEKNAHPHIDDQGRLALVHNGIIENYQELKDALQKEGHKFWSDTDTEVLAYLISKGARLKDSIPEAISWALKQVDGSYAFALIDLENPGKIWAARNASPLLLGLGAGENFVASDIPAFLPYTREVIFLEDNQMVEMDANSWKLYDVETLEPLSKKNQHIAWDLQAAQKSGYKHFMLKEIFEQPQVIRDCLAGRVDERKQTLDIPELKTMDVPKRLSIVACGTSYHAGLWAKYIIESWARIPVQVEIASEFRYRSLVLDKDDLVLAISQSGETADTLAGMRIVREKGVPVLGLCNVVGSSVARESDAVIYTQAGPEISVASTKAMCSQLVLLTLLAYYWGEKKGTLRQEVRDTILPGLLALPKQLKEELPMIRKKAKKLAREYAWAKSFFYLGRGINFPLALEGALKLKEISYIHAEGYASGEMKHGPIALIEPDFPTFALALDDFLLPKVKSNLKEVQARGGRIIALTHKGANIQEEDTWVIPRVRGPLGSFFVLPALQLFAYEMAVYLGKDVDQPRNLAKSVTVE; encoded by the coding sequence ATGTGCGGGATCATCGGATATGCGGGTCACAGGCCTGCCTTGCCCATCATTGTGGAAGGACTCAAAAGCCTTGAATACCGGGGGTATGACTCGGCCGGCATCGCCTACATGAAAAAGGATCGGATCAATGTGGTTCGTTCCGAAGGTAAATTGAGTGTCCTGGAAAAAAAGCTGGAAAGGATCAACGCCCTTTCGGCCACCTATGGCATTGGTCATACCCGTTGGGCCACCCATGGACTGCCCACGGAGAAAAACGCCCATCCGCACATTGATGACCAGGGCCGCCTTGCCCTGGTCCACAACGGGATCATTGAAAATTATCAGGAACTCAAGGATGCCTTGCAAAAGGAAGGTCACAAATTCTGGTCAGATACGGATACCGAGGTGCTGGCCTATCTCATCTCCAAGGGTGCCCGGCTCAAGGATTCCATCCCCGAGGCCATTTCCTGGGCCCTGAAACAGGTGGATGGCTCCTATGCCTTTGCCCTCATTGATCTGGAAAATCCCGGCAAGATCTGGGCGGCGCGCAATGCAAGTCCTCTGCTCCTTGGTCTGGGAGCGGGCGAGAATTTTGTGGCCTCGGATATTCCGGCCTTTCTGCCCTACACCCGGGAGGTCATCTTTCTCGAAGACAACCAGATGGTGGAGATGGATGCCAATTCCTGGAAACTTTATGACGTGGAGACCCTGGAACCCCTGAGCAAGAAAAACCAGCACATTGCTTGGGATCTGCAGGCTGCTCAGAAATCCGGGTACAAGCATTTCATGCTCAAGGAAATCTTTGAGCAGCCCCAGGTCATCCGGGACTGTTTGGCCGGTCGTGTGGACGAGCGCAAACAGACTTTGGATATCCCGGAACTGAAAACCATGGACGTGCCCAAAAGGTTGAGCATTGTGGCCTGCGGGACATCCTATCATGCCGGCCTGTGGGCCAAGTATATCATTGAGTCGTGGGCCAGGATCCCCGTACAGGTGGAGATTGCCTCGGAATTTCGTTACCGGAGTCTGGTCCTGGACAAGGATGACCTAGTCCTGGCCATCAGCCAGTCGGGAGAGACGGCCGATACCTTGGCGGGTATGCGCATTGTCCGTGAAAAGGGGGTTCCCGTACTGGGACTGTGCAATGTGGTCGGATCCTCCGTGGCCAGGGAGTCGGATGCGGTCATTTATACCCAGGCAGGTCCCGAGATCAGTGTGGCCTCCACCAAGGCCATGTGCAGCCAGCTGGTCCTGCTGACCCTTTTGGCCTATTACTGGGGGGAGAAGAAAGGGACCTTGCGTCAGGAAGTCAGGGATACGATTCTGCCCGGTCTTCTTGCCCTGCCCAAGCAGCTCAAGGAAGAGCTGCCCATGATCCGCAAAAAGGCCAAAAAGCTGGCCAGGGAATATGCCTGGGCCAAAAGTTTTTTCTATCTCGGCCGGGGCATCAATTTTCCCCTGGCCCTGGAAGGGGCCCTCAAGCTCAAGGAAATTTCCTATATCCATGCCGAAGGGTATGCTTCCGGCGAAATGAAGCACGGACCCATTGCCCTTATCGAACCGGATTTTCCCACCTTTGCCCTGGCCCTGGACGATTTTCTCCTGCCCAAGGTCAAGTCCAATCTCAAGGAAGTACAGGCCCGCGGTGGCAGGATCATCGCCCTGACCCACAAGGGAGCCAATATCCAGGAAGAGGACACCTGGGTCATCCCGCGGGTAAGGGGACCGCTGGGCAGTTTTTTCGTGCTCCCGGCGTTGCAGCTCTTTGCCTATGAAATGGCCGTCTACCTGGGCAAGGATGTGGATCAACCCAGAAATCTGGCCAAGAGTGTGACCGTGGAATAG
- a CDS encoding catalase: MADKPKPTTTDAGIPVSSDEFSLTVGPDGPILLHDHYLMEQMANFNREMIPDRQPHAKGSGAFGHFEVTSDVSAYTKAAVFQPGTKTEVLARFSTVAGESGSPDTWRDVRGFALKFYTTEGNYDMVGNNTPVFFIRDPMKFQDFIHSQKRRADNGLRDNDMQWDFWTLCPESAHQVTILMSDRGIPKSYRHMNGYSSHTYMWINAQGERFWVKYHFKTDQGIDFLTQEEGDRIAGTDADYHRRDLAEAINRGEYPSWTLKVQIMPFDEAATYRFNPFDLTKVWPHGDYPLHEVGRLQLTRNPSDFHTEIEQAAFEPNNMVPGIGPSPDRMLLARLVSYSDAHRARLGVNYKHIPVNRPKSPVHSYAKGGAMRMINVSDPVYKPNSKGGPKADPQRYPEQAVWSADGEFMRTAYTLRKDDDDFGQAGTLVREVMDDAQRDRLVANVIGHLKGGVREPVLQRALDYWHNIDKHIGDRIAKGLRNT; this comes from the coding sequence ATGGCAGACAAACCCAAACCCACAACCACAGATGCTGGCATTCCCGTATCCAGCGATGAATTTTCCCTTACCGTGGGTCCCGACGGTCCCATCCTGCTCCATGATCACTACCTGATGGAACAGATGGCCAACTTCAACCGGGAGATGATTCCGGACCGCCAGCCCCATGCCAAGGGCTCAGGGGCATTCGGGCACTTTGAGGTGACCAGTGACGTGAGTGCGTACACCAAGGCGGCCGTGTTCCAGCCAGGTACTAAAACCGAAGTACTGGCGCGATTTTCCACTGTGGCCGGGGAGAGCGGCAGCCCGGACACGTGGCGGGATGTGCGCGGGTTTGCCCTCAAATTTTACACCACGGAGGGCAACTACGACATGGTGGGGAACAACACCCCGGTGTTCTTCATCCGTGATCCCATGAAATTTCAGGACTTCATTCATTCCCAGAAGCGTCGTGCCGACAATGGTCTTCGTGACAACGACATGCAATGGGACTTCTGGACCCTGTGTCCGGAATCCGCCCACCAGGTGACCATTCTCATGAGCGATCGGGGCATCCCCAAGAGCTACAGACACATGAACGGGTATTCAAGCCATACCTACATGTGGATCAATGCCCAGGGTGAACGCTTCTGGGTCAAGTATCATTTCAAGACCGACCAGGGGATTGACTTTCTCACCCAGGAAGAGGGGGATCGTATCGCAGGCACGGATGCGGATTATCACCGGCGCGACCTTGCCGAGGCCATCAACCGGGGCGAGTATCCCAGCTGGACCCTCAAAGTCCAGATCATGCCCTTTGACGAGGCCGCAACCTATCGATTCAATCCCTTTGATCTGACCAAGGTCTGGCCCCATGGCGACTATCCCCTCCATGAAGTGGGACGGTTGCAGCTCACCCGGAATCCCAGCGACTTTCACACGGAAATCGAACAGGCAGCCTTTGAACCCAACAACATGGTACCCGGTATCGGCCCAAGTCCCGACAGGATGCTTCTGGCCCGCCTGGTTTCATATTCTGATGCCCATCGGGCCCGTTTGGGGGTCAACTACAAACACATCCCGGTGAACCGGCCCAAATCGCCCGTGCACAGCTACGCAAAGGGTGGGGCCATGCGCATGATCAATGTGTCTGATCCCGTGTACAAACCCAACTCCAAGGGAGGACCCAAGGCGGATCCCCAGCGCTATCCCGAACAGGCCGTATGGAGTGCTGACGGCGAGTTCATGCGCACCGCCTATACCCTGCGCAAAGATGATGACGACTTCGGCCAGGCCGGAACCCTGGTGCGGGAAGTTATGGACGATGCCCAACGAGACAGGCTGGTGGCCAACGTGATCGGCCATCTCAAGGGGGGCGTGAGGGAACCGGTTCTCCAGCGCGCCCTGGACTACTGGCACAACATAGACAAACATATCGGGGACCGCATAGCCAAGGGGCTCCGGAATACGTGA
- the rfbB gene encoding dTDP-glucose 4,6-dehydratase, producing MNILVTGGCGFIGSNFIHYLFDTRDDVLVVNVDKLTYAGNLQNLASIEKKHGGSRYVFVHGDINDASLIMKTMRAHQIDAVVNFAAESHVDRSINDPSPFVTTNINGTQTLLEAARQLDIPRFVQISTDEVYGSLGPEGLFSETTPLAPNSPYSASKASADLLARAYHKTYGMPVVITRCSNNYGPYQFPEKLIPLVFTRAMQDESIPVYGDGLNVRDWIYVRDHCKGVAMALEKGQPGQVYNFGGHAEMANINIIKIILRELGKSESLITFVKDRPGHDRRYAMDFSLATRELGWTPDHDFASGIRETIAWYTSNMKWLRDVQSGEYRTFMNEWYSERK from the coding sequence ATGAATATTCTCGTAACCGGTGGATGTGGCTTTATTGGTTCCAATTTTATCCATTATCTTTTTGACACCAGGGACGATGTACTCGTCGTCAATGTGGACAAGCTGACCTATGCCGGCAACCTCCAGAATTTGGCCTCCATTGAAAAAAAACATGGTGGGAGCAGATATGTTTTTGTTCACGGGGACATCAATGATGCCTCCTTGATCATGAAAACAATGCGTGCTCACCAGATTGACGCGGTGGTCAATTTTGCAGCCGAATCCCATGTGGACCGGTCCATCAACGATCCCTCTCCCTTTGTCACCACCAATATCAACGGTACCCAGACCCTTCTCGAAGCGGCCCGCCAGCTGGATATTCCCAGATTCGTTCAGATATCAACGGACGAAGTCTATGGTTCCCTGGGACCTGAAGGGCTGTTTTCCGAAACCACTCCCCTGGCACCCAACAGTCCCTATTCGGCATCCAAGGCTTCGGCCGATCTGCTGGCCCGGGCCTATCACAAGACCTACGGCATGCCCGTTGTCATTACCCGGTGCTCCAACAATTACGGTCCGTACCAGTTTCCTGAAAAACTCATTCCCCTTGTTTTTACCAGGGCCATGCAGGACGAATCCATCCCGGTGTACGGGGACGGCCTTAATGTGCGCGATTGGATTTATGTGCGCGATCATTGCAAGGGTGTGGCCATGGCCCTGGAAAAGGGCCAGCCTGGTCAGGTGTACAATTTCGGTGGTCATGCCGAGATGGCCAACATCAACATCATCAAGATCATTCTCCGGGAACTGGGCAAATCCGAGTCCCTGATCACCTTTGTCAAGGATCGTCCGGGTCACGACCGCCGTTATGCCATGGATTTTTCCCTGGCTACCAGGGAACTGGGCTGGACTCCTGATCATGATTTTGCCTCGGGGATCAGGGAGACCATTGCCTGGTACACCTCCAACATGAAATGGCTTCGTGATGTACAGTCCGGCGAATACCGGACATTCATGAACGAGTGGTACAGCGAAAGAAAGTAA
- a CDS encoding GNAT family N-acetyltransferase — MSTPNATNDQYTIVARTPKGEVVGLVGLFRHAPNPKVHEIGELMILKSYRNSHLAVDLSQVAGGNCPKRFGLQVLFSETVCNHRVSQRLALQQGMVPTGLELECMPAGAYKK; from the coding sequence ATGTCTACACCTAACGCCACCAATGATCAGTACACCATTGTTGCACGAACGCCCAAGGGTGAAGTGGTGGGGCTGGTTGGTCTCTTTCGCCATGCGCCCAATCCGAAAGTGCACGAGATCGGTGAGCTCATGATTCTCAAATCCTACCGTAACAGCCATCTTGCCGTTGACTTGAGCCAGGTAGCTGGAGGCAACTGTCCGAAACGTTTCGGGTTGCAGGTGCTCTTTAGCGAAACAGTGTGCAACCATCGAGTGTCACAGCGGCTTGCCCTGCAGCAGGGGATGGTGCCCACCGGACTGGAGCTGGAATGCATGCCCGCAGGAGCCTACAAAAAATGA
- a CDS encoding XTP/dITP diphosphatase: protein MSTIVLATGNQGKIAEFRSMFKELMPDITICGLRDFPQIGEIEETGTTFEENARIKAETVARLTGHVAVADDSGLEVDALDGRPGVYSARYSGPDATDERNYRKLLDELKDIPTSKRTTRFVCVITAYAPNGEMLVSRGTWEGRITTSPMGDNGFGYDPVFWDDAASMTSAQMDRAMKNSRSHRGKALQSLLEQWPLFWERV from the coding sequence ATGAGCACCATTGTACTTGCCACGGGCAATCAGGGTAAAATTGCGGAATTCAGATCCATGTTCAAGGAACTCATGCCGGATATCACCATCTGTGGATTGCGGGATTTTCCCCAGATCGGCGAAATCGAGGAGACCGGAACCACCTTTGAGGAGAACGCACGCATCAAGGCCGAGACCGTTGCCCGACTGACCGGGCACGTGGCTGTTGCTGATGATTCCGGCCTGGAAGTGGATGCCCTGGACGGCCGTCCCGGCGTGTATTCGGCAAGATATTCAGGGCCTGATGCAACCGATGAACGCAATTATCGCAAACTTCTCGATGAGTTGAAAGATATTCCCACCAGCAAACGAACCACCCGTTTTGTGTGTGTCATAACGGCCTATGCGCCCAATGGAGAGATGCTGGTCAGCCGAGGTACCTGGGAGGGAAGGATCACCACGTCTCCCATGGGTGATAACGGTTTTGGTTATGATCCGGTGTTTTGGGATGATGCGGCCAGCATGACTTCGGCCCAGATGGACCGGGCCATGAAGAACAGTCGCAGCCACAGGGGCAAGGCCCTGCAATCTTTGCTTGAACAATGGCCGCTTTTTTGGGAAAGGGTCTGA
- the argC gene encoding N-acetyl-gamma-glutamyl-phosphate reductase, with protein sequence MEQYIKTGLVGATGYTGMELARLMIGHPVFKLVLATSRKEAGKTLVDIFPHLQATILADVPLVSPDPDVLAKECDLVFLAVPHGTAMNIAAELLARKVRVIDLSADFRLHDAGVYEAWYNVTHTQQQLLSQAVYGLPELYAQDIAHAELIANPGCYPTSAILGLYPALQQGLIKTEDIVVDSKSGATGAGRKASVSSLFCEVNENFRAYNLGQHRHTPEIEQEVSVAASTPVTLSFNTHLVPIDRGILSTIYTRLNQPATLTAVHDLFTRFYAHKSWVRVLPQGALPQTKWVRGTMFCDIGLAVDPRTDRLIIVTAIDNLCRGASGQALANANIMFGLDQTLGLHGGTLIP encoded by the coding sequence ATGGAACAATACATAAAAACAGGCCTGGTCGGCGCAACCGGCTATACAGGTATGGAATTGGCCCGGCTCATGATCGGTCATCCCGTTTTCAAACTGGTTCTGGCCACTTCGCGCAAGGAGGCCGGCAAGACGCTGGTGGATATTTTTCCCCATCTGCAGGCCACAATTCTGGCTGATGTTCCCCTTGTTTCGCCGGATCCGGATGTTCTGGCCAAAGAGTGCGATCTGGTTTTTCTGGCCGTGCCCCACGGAACAGCCATGAACATTGCTGCCGAACTTCTGGCCCGCAAGGTCAGAGTGATCGACCTGAGTGCGGATTTTCGTCTGCATGATGCCGGGGTCTATGAAGCCTGGTACAATGTCACCCATACCCAGCAGCAGCTTCTGTCCCAGGCGGTTTACGGCCTGCCTGAACTCTATGCCCAGGACATTGCCCATGCCGAGCTCATTGCCAATCCCGGTTGCTATCCCACTTCTGCCATCCTGGGCCTGTACCCTGCCTTGCAACAGGGGCTCATCAAGACCGAGGACATTGTGGTGGACAGCAAGTCAGGGGCAACCGGTGCCGGACGCAAGGCCAGTGTTTCTTCCCTGTTTTGCGAAGTGAATGAAAATTTCAGGGCCTACAATCTGGGCCAGCATCGGCATACGCCCGAGATTGAACAAGAGGTTTCCGTGGCTGCCAGCACCCCGGTGACCCTGTCCTTTAACACCCACCTGGTGCCCATTGACCGGGGCATTCTTTCCACCATCTATACACGTCTTAACCAACCGGCCACGTTAACGGCTGTGCATGATCTGTTCACCCGTTTTTATGCCCACAAATCATGGGTCCGGGTTCTGCCCCAGGGCGCATTGCCCCAGACCAAATGGGTGCGGGGAACCATGTTCTGTGACATCGGCCTGGCTGTTGATCCCCGAACCGATCGGCTGATCATTGTCACGGCCATTGACAATCTGTGCCGGGGAGCATCAGGTCAGGCCCTGGCCAATGCCAATATCATGTTTGGGTTGGACCAGACTCTGGGGCTTCATGGGGGAACATTGATCCCGTAA
- a CDS encoding tRNA (cytidine(34)-2'-O)-methyltransferase encodes MQIALYEPEIPPNTGTIARLCAAVTTPLNLIEPLGFSLDDRYLKRAGLDYWPHVDVRVWKNWSSFTASLDPCVRLIMTSARKGQPHHTFSFHTKDIIVLGPETRGLPGEIMDQADYLVRIPIWGQVRSINLANCASILLYEGLRQTGELDSH; translated from the coding sequence ATGCAGATAGCCCTGTACGAACCGGAAATCCCTCCCAATACGGGAACCATAGCCCGTCTCTGCGCCGCCGTGACCACGCCCCTCAATCTTATCGAACCTCTGGGCTTCAGCCTGGACGACCGATACCTGAAACGGGCGGGCCTGGATTACTGGCCCCATGTGGACGTTCGTGTGTGGAAGAACTGGTCCTCGTTCACCGCATCCCTGGACCCGTGTGTGCGCCTGATCATGACCAGCGCCCGCAAGGGACAACCCCATCATACCTTTTCCTTTCACACAAAGGACATCATTGTTCTGGGTCCTGAAACCCGGGGACTACCTGGTGAAATCATGGACCAGGCGGATTATCTTGTGCGCATCCCCATCTGGGGGCAGGTAAGATCCATCAACCTGGCCAATTGCGCGTCCATACTCCTGTATGAAGGTCTCCGCCAGACAGGAGAACTGGACAGTCATTGA
- a CDS encoding DEAD/DEAH box helicase, with protein MLTQRTTRTATHSQIRQPRNSQKAGQTQPDPKGVFARLIPELQKAVADKGYSHPTPIQEQAIPFLTKGQDIIGCAQTGTGKTAAFSLPILEYLFTNPKKRIPGNPRVLVLAPTRELAAQIDASIQDYSKYMRIHHTVIFGGVSQNPQVKALKRGLDILVATPGRLLDLMGQGYIDLSRIEIFVLDEADRMLDMGFLPDIRRVIAQLPVKRQSLFFSATMEKQIMDLATTLVTNPARVNIAPEQPAVERIVQKLYFVDKNAKPTLLNRLMQDASFKKVIVFTQMKHMANRVVAKLTSAGVSAAAIHGNKSQNARTQALNAYKKGKIRVLVATDIAARGIDVDGITHVINYDLPVEPETYVHRIGRTARAGAQGMAISFCSAPERDYLRSIERLLRKSVPVVMDHPFHSEEAKNATGAAARPAPRGQQTRSRRPRSQTSRIAPASPRSRQGQRTPRRSRRAS; from the coding sequence ATGTTGACCCAACGTACCACCCGCACCGCAACTCATTCGCAAATCCGTCAGCCCCGCAACAGCCAGAAAGCAGGCCAGACACAACCGGACCCAAAAGGGGTTTTCGCCCGGCTCATCCCGGAACTCCAAAAGGCTGTAGCCGACAAGGGATACTCGCATCCAACCCCCATTCAGGAACAGGCCATTCCCTTTCTGACCAAGGGTCAGGACATTATCGGATGCGCCCAGACCGGAACCGGCAAGACAGCCGCCTTCAGTCTGCCCATTTTGGAGTATCTCTTTACCAACCCGAAAAAACGCATTCCCGGCAACCCCAGGGTGCTTGTTCTTGCGCCCACCCGTGAACTGGCCGCACAGATCGACGCCTCCATCCAGGATTACAGCAAATACATGCGCATCCATCACACGGTCATCTTTGGCGGTGTGAGCCAAAATCCCCAGGTCAAGGCACTGAAACGCGGCCTGGACATTCTCGTGGCAACGCCGGGCAGACTTCTGGATCTCATGGGCCAGGGGTACATTGACCTGAGCCGTATTGAAATCTTTGTGCTGGACGAGGCCGACCGGATGCTGGACATGGGATTTCTCCCGGATATCCGCAGAGTCATTGCCCAACTGCCCGTCAAAAGACAATCTCTGTTCTTTTCCGCAACCATGGAAAAACAGATCATGGATCTGGCCACCACCCTGGTGACCAATCCTGCACGGGTGAACATTGCTCCGGAACAACCCGCTGTGGAACGGATTGTACAGAAACTCTATTTTGTGGACAAAAACGCCAAACCGACTCTGCTCAACCGGCTCATGCAGGATGCCTCCTTCAAAAAGGTCATCGTGTTCACACAGATGAAACACATGGCCAACCGAGTGGTTGCCAAACTGACCAGTGCCGGGGTCTCTGCAGCAGCCATCCACGGCAACAAGAGCCAGAATGCCCGTACACAGGCCTTGAATGCGTACAAAAAGGGCAAAATCCGCGTGCTCGTGGCCACGGATATCGCGGCCCGGGGCATTGACGTGGACGGGATCACCCATGTGATCAACTATGATCTTCCCGTGGAACCCGAAACCTATGTCCACCGCATCGGACGGACTGCCAGAGCCGGTGCCCAAGGCATGGCCATTTCCTTTTGCAGTGCCCCTGAGCGTGATTATCTGCGCAGTATCGAACGATTGCTGCGAAAGAGCGTGCCTGTGGTCATGGATCATCCCTTTCACAGCGAAGAGGCCAAAAACGCCACGGGTGCAGCAGCCCGGCCTGCCCCCCGAGGACAACAAACCAGATCAAGACGTCCACGATCACAAACCAGCAGGATCGCACCGGCCAGCCCCCGATCCAGACAGGGACAACGGACACCACGACGCTCAAGACGGGCATCATAA